From Pseudomonas sp. stari2:
TGGTGTCGCGCAATCTCGATGTTCGTCGCAGCCTGACCGGCACCGGGACCGCCAATGCAACACCGGACGCTGCGTTGAAGCGTGCTGGCACACAAACTGCACCGACCCCGGTCAAGACGCCGGGACGCGAGAGTGCCGTCAATTCTCCGTCGCCCGCATTAATACGCTGAGCCATGTCTCGGCCGAGCATCTCGGCCGGGAGGAACAATCCGAATGAGAGTCTGGGCAGTCGCCAATCAAAAGGGTGGTGTTGGTAAAACCACTTCTTCCATCGCTTTAGCCGGTTTGCTGGCAGAGGCGGGCAAACGCGTGGTCGTGGTCGATCTCGACCCGCACGGCTCGATGACCAGCTATTTCGGTTACGACCCCGACAGCCTGGAACACAGCAACTACGACCTGTTCCTGCACAAGGGCAGTGTGCCGCAGGGCCTGCCGGGCCAGTTGCTGCTGTCCACCAGCGACGAGCGCATTTCCCTGTTGCCGTCCAGCACCGCGCTGGCCACCCTCGAGCGTCAGTCGCCGGGGCAGAGTGGCCTGGGCCTGGTGATCGCCAAGAGTCTGGCGCAGCTGTGGCAGGACTTCGATTACGCGATCATCGACAGCCCGCCGTTGCTCGGTGTGCTGATGGTCAACGCCCTCGCCGCGAGCCAGCAACTGGTGATTCCGGTGCAGACCGAACACCTGGCCGTCAAAGGCCTGGAGCGCATGGTCAACACCCTGGCGATGATCAACCGTTCGCGCAAACAGGCGCTGCCGTTCAGCATTGTGCCGACCCTGTTCGACCGCCGCACCCAGGCGTCGATGGGCACCTTGCGCGTGCTGCGCGACAAATTCCCCGACGAGATCTGGCAGGGTTACATCCCGGTCGATACCCGTCTGCGCGACGCCAGCCGTGCCGGTGTCACGCCTTCGCAGTTCGACGGCAAGAGCCGTGGTGTGTTGGCTTACCGCGCGCTGCTCAAGCATCTGCTGGCGCAACAACTCGTTCCGCAGGTGGCCTGAGCATGAATCGGCCGATCAAGCTGACATCGAAGCCGCAACTGGCGCTGCAGTCCTATCTGGACGGCTTGCTGCAGGAGGTGACGGACGAGGTCGAGCAGGAAATCGCAACGCCGGTCGAGGTGGTCGAGAGCGCCGCGGCGCTCGATGAATTCCAGGCCGCCGTGCTTGAAGAGCAGGCCCGCGATGCGCAGCAAGCCGCCCGGCCGGTCACCCCGGTTGCAGCGCCTGCAGCTGTGATGGCGAAGGCACCTGCGACGTTGATCAAAGAGCCTGAGTCGGTGCGCGTGGTCTCGACGCTGGCACCGCTGCTGCAAACACAATTTCTGCAAACGCCTCCGGTTCCGGCGGCGCCCGAGCCCGAGCCTGAGGCGCCTGTTCCAGCCCCGGTCGAGCCGACCCTGGTTGCGCCGCTGGTGGAGGTGCATCTGCCACCGAGCAATACACCGCCACCGGTAGAAACCGACGGTCGTCCTGCCTGGGCGTCGGAAGCGTTCGAATGCTTGCTGTTCGACGTGGCCGGGTTGACCCTGGCGGTGCCACTGGTGTGCCTCGGCTCGATCTATTCGCTGGCCGGCCATGAGCTGACGCCGCTGTTCGGTCAGCCGGAATGGTTCCTCGGCATCCTGCCGAGCCAGGCCGGCAACCTGAAGGTGCTGGACACCGCACGCTGGGTCATGCCGGATCGCTATCGCGATGACTTCCGTCAGGGCCTGCAATACGTGATTTCGGTACAAGGTTACGAGTGGGGGCTGGCGGTGCATCAGGTCAGCCGCTCGTTGCGCCTGGATCCGAATGAAATCAAATGGAGAAGTCACCGGGGTCAGCGGCCATGGCTCGCGGGCACGGTGATTGAACACATGTGCGCCTTGCTCGATGTCTCCGCACTGGCCGAGCTGATCGCCAGCGGTGGGGCAAAGCACATGTCCGGCAGTAAGCCGAACCACAAACCGACATAACACTTACATAACAGACAGCACCGGCATACGCATGGCGGCGCACAGAACACACACCGCCAGGCGCGGTTTTTCGAGGGGCTAGGGTATGAACGACAAGGCTACTGCGGCAAAGGGTTCCGAAGATCCGATCCTGCAATGGGTGACCTTCAAGCTGGACAACGAAACCTATGGCATCAACGTGATGCGCGTTCAGGAAGTCCTGCGCTACACCGAGATCGCTCCGGTTCCGGGTGCACCAAGCTATGTGCTGGGCATCATCAACCTGCGCGGCAACGTGGTGACCGTGATCGACACCCGTCAGCGCTTCGGCCTGATGAGCGGCGAGATCAGCGACAACACCCGTATCGTCATCATCGAAGCCGACAAACAAGTAGTTGGCATCATGGTCGACAGCGTGGCTGAAGTGGTTTACCTGCGTCAGTCGGAAATCGAAACCGCACCGAACGTCGGTAACGAAGAGTCGGCCAAGTTCATCCAGGGCGTGTGCAACAAGAACAACGAGTTGCTCATCCTGGTCGAGCTGGACAAGATGATGAGCGAAGAAGAATGGTCGGAACTGGAGAATATCTGATTGATTCTCGAGGTAGCGGTCATTGTCCTGTTCCTGTTCTGGGCAGGCACGCTGGCGATGTTTCTGGCGTACATCAAGGCGCAGCGCGTGATCGCTGCGCAACAGGCCCAGGGCGATGCGCTGCGTGACCAGCGCATCAAGGACCTGGCCAAGCGCGTCGACGATTACCAGAACGGCAACGTGCGCATGGGCGAAGCCCTGCACGAGCTGCGCGCGGTCGTCAGTCCGATCCCTGACAAGATCACCCAGCTCGAACAGCGCGATCCTTCCAGCCTGTCATTCGCTCAAGCGGCGAAACTGGTCGGGATGGGCGCAAGCGTTGATGAGTTGACTCAGTCCTGCGGGTTGACCCAGGCTGAGGCGGAGTTGATGCGCAAGCTGCATAGAAGCAGCTGAGCGTTTCGAGCTTCGAGCGGCAAGTGGCATCAAAAAATCGCAGTCGATGATTGCGATTTTTTTTGCCTTCAGTAATCGTCGCCGCGGTCGGTGATGTCCTTCTCGACCATCGGTGCCTCCGGGTCATGTCCTTGCGGGAACTTGCCCTTGAGGTTCCAGGCAAACGCGATGATCTCGGCAATCGTCAGGTACAGCTCCTGCGGGATGCTATCGCCCAGTTCCATGCGCGCCAGCAACTTCACCAGCTCGGCGTTTTCGTAGATCGGCACTTCACAGTCGCGGGCAATCCGCAGGATTTCCTCGGCCAGTTCATCGTCGCCCTTGGCGGTGAGGGTCGGAGCGTGGCTGCCGTCGTACTTGAGGGCGATGGCCTGGCGTGGAGCGGTGGTATCGTTCATGCGGTTTCGTCGACCCAGCGGTGTTCGAGACGGGTTTGGTTGCCTTGCGGCGGGGTGCCGAGGTGGCAGTCGAGATCGCCGACGTTGAGCCCGCGATCCAGCAAGCGCTGACGCAATGCGGCGAGATTGGATTCGATCAGGTCGGCAGTGTATGGCCGTTCGGCCCATAGCTGGCTCGACAGGCTGCCGCTGATGAGTTGCGCCTGAATCTGCATCGGTCCCAGCGGTTCCATGTCGAACGCCAGATCGACGCGCCACAGTTGCTGTTTGGTTTCGCGTTCGCTGTCACGGCGGTCGTTCTGTCTTTCTTCTTGTGGCGCTTCTTCGCGCTGGAACTTGACCTGCAACGGCACGATGTCCTGCATGTTGCGCATCGGGATTTCCAGTTGCCAGGTGCTGAGCAGGCGCCCGTCGTCGGTCACGCCGGTCTGTTCCAGGCTCGACAGTTGATGGCTTTGCAGGCGTGAAACAGCTGCAGCGGCGAGGCGCAGCAAGTGTTCCAGATCGCCTTCACCTTCCAGGCTTTGCAGCAGCCGGTCCGGCAGCGGAAAACTGCCCGGCACCGGTTTGGCGCTGACCTGGCCGAGCATGCCGAGGGCGTTGCGCACGAAGCTCGGCATCGCCTGGGCCAGGGTGTTGGCGGCAATGATGGCGTTGAGATTGGTATTGCCGGGCAGGCCGGGGGTGAGTTGCGCGATCAGCTTGAGCAGATCGCCTTTCATATCCGGATTCAGCGTCGGGTTTTGCCCGGCCAGCAATTTGGCTTCGAGAAATGCGCCGCTGTTGAGCAGCGCCTGGGCCAGGCCTTTGGGGGTGGTCAGTTGCCCGACGTCCGGCAGGTTGGCCAGCAGCCGGTCCACGGCAGCGCGCAGATCACTGGAGGTCTGATCGTCGGCGGGCGGCAGGCTCTGGAGCATTTTCAGCAAGCCATCCAGCGAACCCTGGCGACTTTGCTGGCTGACCAGTTGCTGACTGACCGCCAGTTGTTCCTGACGACTGCTCAACGGCAAGAATTTCAGGGTCTGGGAATCCTGTACCAGCGCTGACAGCAGGGTGCCAATGCGTAATGGCTGCGGGCTGTCGAGGCTCAGGGTGCTGCCACTCAACACGGTGTTGAGCAGGCTGACCGTCGAGCGGAACACCGTCGGTTGCCCCGGCACCTGCGGCAACGCCTGATTCGTCAGCACCTTGCCTTGCAGCAGCGTACCGACCGGCAATTGCGCCGTGTCGATGCGGGTGAGGGTGGCGACAGCCGTGGCGATGGCCTGTTGCACGGTAACCGCCAGATTGCCCGCCGACGGCTGGGTGACGGCCAGATTGGTGCCTTGCGGCAGCGGCAGGGGACTGGTCGCCTGCACGGTGGTCTGACGGCCGCCGTCGAGGGTGACCTTGAGCAGCACCTGAAAGGCCTGGTCCGCCGGTTTCAGCGCCAACACCTCGGCCTTGGCGCTCTGGCCGGCGGCAATCAGCCCGTCCATCGGCGTCAACAGCTTGAGCAGCTCACCGACCTGCGGGCGAGCGGTCGCCGGGGTGGTGGGCGGGAGCGGGAGGATGTTCATTTCGCCTGTCATACGCGGACACAACCTGAGGAAAATGCACTCGGGAGAGCAGGGGACGCCATGTATAATGCCGCCCGTCCTTCCGTTCGTTCAAAAAACATAGCAATTGTTTGACCCAGCTCTCTGGATTGAGCCGTCATTGCATTTATGCTGCAACTCTTTAACGGCCGCCCCAGAGCCGACTTGAACCGTATAAGGCCCGTGAACCCTTGACCAGCCCTGTCCTGCAAACCGTCGGCCTCGCCTGTGAGCGCGATCTCAGACTGCTCTTCGAGAATCTCGAATTGAGACTGGCCAGTGGCGATATGGTGCAGATCAGCGGTCCCAACGGCAGCGGCAAGACCAGTCTCTTGCGCCTGCTGGCCGGCCTGATGCAACCGACCGACGGTCAGGTGCTGCTCAACGGTCAACCCCTGGCCGAGCAACGCAGCGAACTGGCGCGCAACCTGCTGTGGATCGGTCATGCCGCCGGGATCAAGGACCTGCTGACCCCGGAAGAAAACCTCGCCTGGCTCTGCGCCCTGCATCAACCCGCCGGACGCGACGCGATCTGGCAGGCGTTGGCGGCGGTTGGATTGCGCGGTTTCGAGGATGTTCCCTGCCACAGCCTGTCCGCCGGTCAGCAGCGCCGCGTGGCGCTGGCGCGGTTGTATCTGGACAGCCCGCCACTGTGGATCCTCGATGAGCCGTTCACCGCGCTGGACAAACAAGGCGTGGCGCAACTCGAAGAACACCTGGCCAATCACTGCGAACGCGGCGGTCTGGTGGTGTTGACTACGCACCATACGCTGAGCCGGATGCCGGCCGGTTATCGCGACATCGATCTGGGGAAGTGGGCAGTATGAGTGTGTTCGGCCTGCTGGTTGCCCGTGAATCCCGACTGCTGTTCCGCCGCCCGGCGGAGCTGGCCAATCCGCTGATTTTCTTCGCCATCGTCATCGCGCTGTTCCCGCTGGCCGTCGGACCTGAAACTCAAGTATTGCAAAACTTGTCCCCGGGGTTAGTCTGGGTGGCGGCGCTTTTGTCGGTCCTGCTCTCGCTGGACGGGCTTTTCCGCAGTGATTTCGAAGACGGATCCCTTGAACAGTGGGTCCTTTCGCCGCACCCCCTGCCACTTCTGGTGTTGGCCAAGGTGCTGGCACACTGGCTTTTTTCCGGGCTGGCACTGGTTTTGCTCTCGCCGTTACTGGCGTTGATGCTTGGGTTGCCGGCTGCGTGTCTGCCGGTATTGCTGCTTTCGTTGTTGCTGGGTACACCAGTGCTGAGCTTGCTCGGCGCGGTGGGGGCGGCGCTGACGGTCGGTCTGAAACGCGGCGGCCTGTTGCTCGCGCTGTTGATTCTACCGTTGTACATCCCGGTGTTGATCCTCGGCAGTGGCGCCTTGCAGGCAGCGTTGCAGGGCATGCCGGCGATCGGTTATCTGTTGTGGCTTGGCAGCCTGACCGCCCTGGCGATAACCCTGACACCTTTTGCAATAGCTGCTGGCCTGAAGATCAGCGTCGGCGAATAATGAGGTCTGGTTAAAATTTAACCAGCAAAGACCCTGAGACTGCTCACACCGATGAGCGGCACCCGTGATGGAAACAGTATGAACTGGACCTGGTTTCACAAGCTCGGCTCGCCCAAGTGGTTCTACGGCATCAGCAGCAAGTTCCTGCCGTGGCTGAGCATTGCAGCGTTGCTGCTGATCGCTGTCGGCGTCGTCTGGGGCCTGGCCTTCGCGCCGCCGGACTATCAGCAAGGCAACAGCTTTCGCATCATCTACATCCACGTACCCGCCGCGATGCTCGCCCAGTCGATCTACGTGATGTTGGCGGTGTGCGGCGTGGTCGGGTTGGTGTGGAAGATGAAACTGGCCGACGTCGCCCTGCAATGCGCCGCACCGATCGGTGCCTGGATGACCGCCGTGGCGCTGGTCACCGGGGCGATCTGGGGCAAGCCGACCTGGGGTTCGTGGTGGGTCTGGGACGCGCGGCTGACCTCGATGTTGATTCTGCTGTTCCTGTACTTCGGCGTGATCGCCCTGGGCAACGCCATCAGCAACCGCGACAGCGCCGCGAAGGCCTGCGCGGTGCTGGCCATCGTCGGCGTGATCAACATCCCGATCATCAAATACTCGGTGGAGTGGTGGAACACCCTGCACCAGGGCGCGACCTTTACCCTGACCGAAAAACCGGCGATGCCCGCCGAAATGTGGCTGCCGCTGCTGCTGACGGTGCTTGGTTTCTACTGTTTCTTCGGCGCCGTGCTGTTGCTGCGCATGCGTCTTGAAGTGCTCAAGCGCGAAGCCCGCGCCAGTTGGGTCAAAGAAGAAGTGCAGAACAGCCTGGAGGCCGCTCGATGAGTTTCGCGTCATTCGGCGACTTCCTCGCCATGGGCCATCACGGCCTGTACGTCTGGTCGGCCTACGGCATCTGTCTGGCGGTACTGATCCTCAACGTGGCGGCGCCGATCGCGGCCCGCAAGCGTTATCTGCAACAAGAGGCGCGTCGTCTGCGCCGGGAGAACGGCAAGTGAATCCGCTGCGCAAAAAGCGTCTGATCATCATTCTGGCGATTCTGGTCGGGGTCGGCGCTGCCGTCGGCCTGGCCCTGAGCGCCCTGCAGCAGAACATCAATCTGTTTTACACCCCGACCCAGATCGCCAACGGCGAGGTGCCGCAGGACACCCGCATCCGCGCTGGCGGCATGGTCGAGAAAGGTTCGCTGCAACGCTCCCCGGATTCCCTGGACGTCAAATTCGTGGTCACCGACTTCAACAAGTCCGTGACCATCACCTATCGCGGCATCCTGCCGGACCTGTTCCGCGAAGGGCAGGGCATCGTCGCACTGGGCAAGCTCAACGCCGATGGCGTCGTGGTCGCCGATGAAGTGCTGGCCAAGCACGACGAAAAATACATGCCGCCGGAAGTGACCAAGGCCCTGAAGGACAGCGGTCAATCCGCGCCGACCCAAGCGAAGGAGGGTTGATCGATGACGTCCACCATTTTCATTCCCGAGCTTGGCCATCTGGCCATGATCCTGGCGCTGTGTTTCGCGCTGGTGCAGGCCGTGGTGCCGTTGCTCGGTGCCTGGCGCGGCGACCGTCTGTGGATGGGCCTCGCCCAACCGGCGGCGTGGGGGCAGTTCGCATTTTTGCTGTTTGCCTTCGGCGTTCTGACCTACGCGTTCATGACCGACGACTTCTCCGTGGCCTACGTCGCGATGAACTCCAACAGCGCGCTGCCTTGGTACTACAAATTCAGCGCCGTGTGGGGCGCCCACGAAGGTTCGCTGCTGCTGTGGGCGTTGATCCTTGGTGGCTGGACTTTTGCGGTCTCGGTGTTCTCCCGGCAGTTGCCGCAAGTCATGCTTGCTCGCGTGCTGGCGGTGATGGGCATGATCAGCACGGGTTTCCTGTTGTTCCTGATCCTGACGTCAAACCCGTTTTCGCGGATCCTGCCGCAGATCCCGGCCGACGGTCGTGATCTCAATCCGTTGCTGCAAGACATCGGCCTGATCGTGCATCCGCCGATGCTGTACATGGGTTATGTCGGTTTCTCCGTGGCCTTCGCGTTCGCCATCGCTGCACTGCTCGGTGGTCGTCTCGATGCCGCGTGGGCGCGCTGGTCACGTCCGTGGACCATCGTTGCCTGGGCTTTCCTCGGCATCGGCATCACCCTCGGTTCGTGGTGGGCTTACTACGAACTCGGCTGGGGCGGCTGGTGGTTCTGGGACCCGGTGGAAAACGCCTCGTTCATGCCTTGGCTGGTGGGCACGGCGCTGATCCACTCGCTGGCGGTCACGGAAAAACGTGGCGTGTTCAAGAGCTGGACGGTGTTGCTGGCAATTGCCGCATTCTCCTTGAGTCTGCTCGGGACGTTCCTCGTACGCTCCGGTGTACTGACTTCGGTGCACGCGTTTGCTTCGGATCCCGAGCGTGGTGTGTTCATTCTGATCTTCCTGCTGTTCGTGGTCGGCGGCTCGCTGACCCTGTTTGCGCTGCGTGCACCTGTGGTCAAGAGCCAGGTCGGTTTTAACCTGTGGTCGCGGGAAACGCTGCTGCTGGGCAACAACCTGGTACTGGTGGTGGCCGCGTCGATGATCCTGCTCGGCACGCTGTATCCGCTGATTCTTGATGCGATCAGCGGCGCCAAACTGTCGGTCGGCCCGCCGTACTTCAACGCGCTGTTCATTCCGTTGATGGCGCTGTTGATGGTGGTGATGGCGGTCGGTGTGATCGTGCGCTGGAAAGACACACCGGTGAAATGGCTGGCCAACATGCTGACCCCGGTGCTGCTGGGCAGTGTTGCACTGGCAGTCGTTGCCGGTGTCGCCTACGGCGATTTCAACTGGGCTGTGATCGCAACCTTCCTGCTCGCAGCCTGGGTGTTGCTGGCCGGTTTGCGTGACATCTTCGACAAGACCCGGCACAAAGGCCTGATCAAAGGTCTGCCGACCCTGACTCGTAGCTACTGGGGCATGCAACTGGCCCACATCGGTATCGCCGTGTGCGCCCTGGGCGTGGTGTTGTCGAGTCAGAACAGTGCCGAGCGCGACCTGCGTCTGGCGCCGGGCGAGTCGATGGAACTGGCCGGTTACCAGTTCGTGTTCGAAGGCGCCAAGCATTTTGAAGGCCCGAACTTCACCTCTGACAAAGGCACCATCCGGGTGATCCGCGATGGTCGCGAAATCAGCGTGCTACACCCGGAAAAACGCCTGTACACGGTGCAGAGCTCGATGATGACCGAAGCCGGGATCGACGCCGGTTTCACCCGCGACCTCTACGTTGCTTTGGGTGAACCACTGGGCGACGGCGCCTGGGCAGTGCGGGTGCACGTCAAACCGTTTGTGCGCTGGATCTGGTTCGGCGGTCTGCTGACCGGTCTGGGCGGAATGCTGGCAGCGCTGGACCGGCGTTACCGGGTCAAGGTCAAAGCCAAGGTGCGTGAAGCGCTGGGCATGGAAGGAGCCGCTGCATGAGACGTTGGTTGATGCTGGTGCCGTTGGCGATTTTCCTGCTGGTGGCCGTATTCCTTTATCGCGGTCTGTACCTGGATCCGGCGGAGCTACCGTCGGCGATGATCAACAAACCGTTCCCGGAGTTTTCCCTGCCGGCCGTGCAGGGCGACAAGACCCTGACCAAGGCTGACATTCTCGGCAAACCGGCACTGGTCAACGTCTGGGGCACCTGGTGCATTTCCTGCCGGGTCGAGCACCCGGTGCTGAACAAACTCGCCGAGCGTGGCGTGGTGATCTACGGCATCAACTACAAGGACACCAACGCCGATGCGTTGAAGTGGCTGGCCGAGTTCCACAATCCGTATCAACTGGACATCCGCGACGACGAAGGCTCCCTGGGCCTGAACCTCGGTGTCTACGGCGCGCCGGAAACCTTCTTCATCGACGCCAAGGGCATCATCCGCGACAAGTACGTCGGCGTGATTGACGAGCAGGTCTGGCGGGAAAAACTGGCGGCCAAGTATCAGGCGCTGGTCGACGAGGCCAAGCCATGAAGCGCTTTTTAGCCGCCATGGTGTTGGGCTTGAGTCTGGCCGGTGTAGCTCACGCCGCCATCGACACCTACGAGTTCGCCAAAGAAGGTGATCGTGAGCGTTTCCGCGAGCTGACCAAGGAACTGCGCTGCCCCAAATGCCAGAACCAGGACATAGCCGACTCCAACGCGCCGATTGCCGCCGACCTGCGCAAAGAGATTTTCCGCATGCTCGGCGAGGGCAAGGACAATCAGCAGATCATTGACTTCATGGTCGATCGCTACGGTGATTTCGTCCGCTACAAACCGGCGTTGAATGCCAAGACTGCGCTGCTGTGGTTTGGCCCGGCGGGATTGCTGCTCGGCGGTTTTGTCGTCATCGCCGTGATCGTCCGCCGCCGTCGCGGGCAACGCGCCGAGACTCCGCAATCGCTGTCCCCTGAAGAGCGTCAGCGCCTCGACCAACTGTTGGATAAAAACCAAGAATGATTGATTTCTGGCTTGCCGCAGGGCTGTTGCTTTTGGTCGCCCTGAGTTTTCTGCTGATCCCCGTTCTGCGTGAGCGTCGCGCCCAGCGTGAAGAGGATCGGACTGCCCTGAACGTCGCGCTGTATCAGGAGCGTGTCGCCGAGTTGCAATCGCAGCAGGCCGAAGGCGTTCTCGACGCTGCGCAAATGGACAGCGGCCGTGCCGAAGCGGCGCGGGAACTGCTGGCCGACACCGAAGGTGCGGCGCCGGCGCGGGTTTCGCGTTTGGGCAAGCCACTGCCATTGCTGGCAGCCGTGCTGGTGCCGGTGTTGGGCCTCGGTCTCTATATGCATTTCGGTGCCGCCGACAAAGTCGAACTGACCCGGGAATTCGCCCAGGCACCGCAGTCGATGGAAGAGATGACCCAACGTCTGGAACGCGCCGTAGCCGCGCAACCGGATTCCGCCGAAGGCCTGTACTTCCTCGGTCGTACTTACATGGCTCAGGATCGTCCGGCGGACGCGGCGAAGATGTTCGAACGCGCCGCCAACCTGGCCGGTCGTCAGCCGGAACTGCTCGGCCAGTGGGCGCAGGCGCAGTACTTCGCCGATGGCAAGAAGTGGTCGGACAAGATTCAGGCCCTGACTGACGAAGCACTGAAGGCTGATCCGAAAGAAGTCACCAGCCTTGGCCTGTTGGGGATCGCCGCGTTCGAAGGCGAGCGCTATCAGCAAGCCATCGATTATTGGAACCGTCTGCTGGAGCAACTGCCAGCGAATGACAAATCCCGCGAAGCCCTGCAGGGCGGTATCGCCCGCGCTACTGAAAAACTTGAGGCCAGCGGCGGTAAGGTCGCCCAGGCTCCGGCGGCGAAAACCGCGCTGCTCAAGGTCAGCGTCGATCTGGCCAGCGAGCTCAAGGGCAAGGTGCAACCGGGTGACAGTGTGTTCATCTTCGCCCGTGCAGTGTCTGGCCCTCCAGCACCGCTGGCGGCCAAGCGTCTGACCGTCGCCGACCTGCCGGTGACCGTCGAGCTGGGCGATGCCGATGCAATGATGCCGCAGTTGAAACTGTCGAACTTTCCTGAAGTCCAACTGGTTGCGCGCGTCTCCCGTGCCGGTCAGCCGACCGCCGGTGAGTGGGTAGGCCGCAGCGGGCCTCTGGCCAGCAGCACCACCGCGCCACAAAAACTCACCATCGACAGCCCGGACAAATAGCCGGAACCAACAGGAAAGCACCGCCATGAACGCCATCGCCCGAATCACAGTCCTCACACTGGCCCTGGGCTTGAGCGCATGTGCGGTGCAACGACCCGAGTCGACCACAAGGCTCCCGCCGATCCCGCCGTCACAACCCAGCCCGACACCGTCCACCAGTCCGACGCCGGGCAAACCGGGCATTCCGGCCAAACCCTCGAAATCCGCCCCCCGCACCTCGGCAAGCTTCGCCCCGCCACCGGGAGGCAACAGCCACTGGGATCAGAAACTGGGCGTGTACGTACTGGATGACCAGCCCAACACCTTCTACCGCCAGCGCACCTACTACCGCTGGAACAACGGCTGGAGCCGCTCGATCAGCCCGAACGGACCGTGGGAGGACACCAACATCCACGGTGTGCCGGCGGGGTTGGGCAAGCAGTTCGGGGAGTAATGAAAAACGGCGATCTTTGGATCGCCGTTTTGCTGTCTGGTTTTTTACAGCGCTCGCACCAACAACCCCTGCACATACTCAACAAACGCCCGCGCCTTGGCGCTGGCCATCCTGCCCGTCGGAAACACCGCCCACAGCTCCTGTTTCGGCAAAACCCAATCGCTCATGACAGCCTTAACAACGCCACTGGCCAGTTCCGGTGCGAACATCCACTCCGAGCCCAGCCCCAGACCTTGATGGGCCAGCACCGCCTCACGCAACCCTTCGGCGGCGCTGACGCGCAGGCGGCCATTGACGGCCACAGACTGTTCTTCGCCATCCTTGTTGAAATGCCAGGTCGTACCACCGCCACGGTTGTAGATAACGGCGCGGTGTCGGGTCAGATCGGCAGGGCCGGTGGGTTCACCGTGGCTGGCGAAGTAGGCCGGCGTGCCCAGCACAACGCGACGGCATTCGGCGATCTTGCGCACGGTCAGGCCGGAGTCGCTGAGCGGGCCCAGGCGCAGGGCGACGTCGATCCCTTCTTCCACGAGGTTGATGTTCTGGTCGTCGAGCAGCAGATCGACATTGAGTTGTGGGTGCTGATCGAGGAACGGCCCCAGGTGTGGAACCACATGCATCCGGCCGAAGGTGACGGCGGTGCTGATGCGCAG
This genomic window contains:
- a CDS encoding heme lyase CcmF/NrfE family subunit, with amino-acid sequence MTSTIFIPELGHLAMILALCFALVQAVVPLLGAWRGDRLWMGLAQPAAWGQFAFLLFAFGVLTYAFMTDDFSVAYVAMNSNSALPWYYKFSAVWGAHEGSLLLWALILGGWTFAVSVFSRQLPQVMLARVLAVMGMISTGFLLFLILTSNPFSRILPQIPADGRDLNPLLQDIGLIVHPPMLYMGYVGFSVAFAFAIAALLGGRLDAAWARWSRPWTIVAWAFLGIGITLGSWWAYYELGWGGWWFWDPVENASFMPWLVGTALIHSLAVTEKRGVFKSWTVLLAIAAFSLSLLGTFLVRSGVLTSVHAFASDPERGVFILIFLLFVVGGSLTLFALRAPVVKSQVGFNLWSRETLLLGNNLVLVVAASMILLGTLYPLILDAISGAKLSVGPPYFNALFIPLMALLMVVMAVGVIVRWKDTPVKWLANMLTPVLLGSVALAVVAGVAYGDFNWAVIATFLLAAWVLLAGLRDIFDKTRHKGLIKGLPTLTRSYWGMQLAHIGIAVCALGVVLSSQNSAERDLRLAPGESMELAGYQFVFEGAKHFEGPNFTSDKGTIRVIRDGREISVLHPEKRLYTVQSSMMTEAGIDAGFTRDLYVALGEPLGDGAWAVRVHVKPFVRWIWFGGLLTGLGGMLAALDRRYRVKVKAKVREALGMEGAAA
- the ccmI gene encoding c-type cytochrome biogenesis protein CcmI, which codes for MIDFWLAAGLLLLVALSFLLIPVLRERRAQREEDRTALNVALYQERVAELQSQQAEGVLDAAQMDSGRAEAARELLADTEGAAPARVSRLGKPLPLLAAVLVPVLGLGLYMHFGAADKVELTREFAQAPQSMEEMTQRLERAVAAQPDSAEGLYFLGRTYMAQDRPADAAKMFERAANLAGRQPELLGQWAQAQYFADGKKWSDKIQALTDEALKADPKEVTSLGLLGIAAFEGERYQQAIDYWNRLLEQLPANDKSREALQGGIARATEKLEASGGKVAQAPAAKTALLKVSVDLASELKGKVQPGDSVFIFARAVSGPPAPLAAKRLTVADLPVTVELGDADAMMPQLKLSNFPEVQLVARVSRAGQPTAGEWVGRSGPLASSTTAPQKLTIDSPDK
- a CDS encoding LysR family transcriptional regulator, which codes for MDRLAAMETFVYVVETGSFSAAARRLNIGQPAVSKTIAQLETRLGVRLLLRSTRGLTPTEAGLAFFERARRALEEADEADNAARGTASGLSGNLRISTAVTFGRMHVVPHLGPFLDQHPQLNVDLLLDDQNINLVEEGIDVALRLGPLSDSGLTVRKIAECRRVVLGTPAYFASHGEPTGPADLTRHRAVIYNRGGGTTWHFNKDGEEQSVAVNGRLRVSAAEGLREAVLAHQGLGLGSEWMFAPELASGVVKAVMSDWVLPKQELWAVFPTGRMASAKARAFVEYVQGLLVRAL
- a CDS encoding DsbE family thiol:disulfide interchange protein, which codes for MRRWLMLVPLAIFLLVAVFLYRGLYLDPAELPSAMINKPFPEFSLPAVQGDKTLTKADILGKPALVNVWGTWCISCRVEHPVLNKLAERGVVIYGINYKDTNADALKWLAEFHNPYQLDIRDDEGSLGLNLGVYGAPETFFIDAKGIIRDKYVGVIDEQVWREKLAAKYQALVDEAKP
- a CDS encoding cytochrome c-type biogenesis protein → MKRFLAAMVLGLSLAGVAHAAIDTYEFAKEGDRERFRELTKELRCPKCQNQDIADSNAPIAADLRKEIFRMLGEGKDNQQIIDFMVDRYGDFVRYKPALNAKTALLWFGPAGLLLGGFVVIAVIVRRRRGQRAETPQSLSPEERQRLDQLLDKNQE
- the ccmE gene encoding cytochrome c maturation protein CcmE yields the protein MNPLRKKRLIIILAILVGVGAAVGLALSALQQNINLFYTPTQIANGEVPQDTRIRAGGMVEKGSLQRSPDSLDVKFVVTDFNKSVTITYRGILPDLFREGQGIVALGKLNADGVVVADEVLAKHDEKYMPPEVTKALKDSGQSAPTQAKEG